The DNA segment AAGAAGTCGCTCGTCCTCGTGCTGGCGGCGGCCGCGGCGGCGATCTTTTCCGTCATCATGGCACCGGATGTGGCTCTTTTCATGGTGTTAAACCTGGTGTTCTATGCCTTTAATGCCATCAGTGTCCCGGTGATCCAGAACCTGATTGCCCAGGATGCGGAGGGGGAAAAGAGCAATGTAGTCATGGGCTTCTGCAACGCGACAAAGCATCTCGGCGGCATCATCGGCGCTCTGACGGCCGGCTTCGTCTACGGTCTCGGGCCGAAGGTTTCATTTGTATTCGCCGGCATTTCCTTTGCGGCGGCTGCGGCCGGGGTGATCTATTATAATATGAGGTACCGAAAGGAGAGAGGTTAAATGAATTCCTTTATCTACACGATCCCGACAAAAATCTATTTTGGAAAAGGACAGCTGGAACGGCTTCCGGAGATTGTTGGTGAATTCGGGAAAAAGGTGCTGATCGTTTACGGCGGCGGGAGCATCAAAAAGAATGGGATTCTGGAGCAGGCCGTTGGGCTTCTCACGAAGGCCGGCATGAGCTGCGAGGAGCTTTCCGGCGTGGAGCCGAATCCGAGGATTGGTTCCGTGCGGGAGGGCGTTAAGATCTGTCGGGAAAAAGGGATTGAAGTAGTTCTTCCCATCGGCGGCGGCTCGTCCATCGACTGCGCCAAGGTGGTGGCGGCCGGGGCCTGCTATGACGGTGATCCCTGGGATCTGGTGCTGGACGGAAAGAAGATTGAAAAGGCGCTCCCGATTGTCTCGGTGCTGACGCTGGCGGCAACGGGTTCCGAGATGGACACGTCTGCCGTGATTTCCGACATGGAAAAGGGGGACAAGCTTGGGACAAAGAGCGAGTGGATGCGCCCAAAGGCATCGGTTCTGGATCCGTCCTTTACGGTGACCGTAAACGCCTGGCACACGGCAGCCGGGACGGCCGATATCATGTCCCATATTTTTGAGGCGTATTTTTCCAACACGGAGGGCTATATGCAGGATCGAATGGCCGAAGGGCTTTTAAAGACCTGCATTGAATTCGGCGTAAAGGCTGTGGAGGAGCCGGATAATTACGAGGCCAGGGCCAACCTCATGTGGGCCAGCAGCTGGGCCATCAATGACTTTTTGAAGCTGGGAAAGGAAGTGCCCTGGTCGGTGCATCCGATGGAGCATGAGCTTTCCGCTTACTACGATATCACCCATGGAGCCGGCCTTGCGATTCTGACGCCCCACTGGATGCGCCATGTGCTCGATGACCGCACCGTGTCCAAATTCCGTACCTACGGCGTGAACGTATGGGGCATTTCGCCGGAGCTGGAGGCCCATGAGGCAGCGAATCTGGCTATCGAAAAAACGGCAGACTATTTTAAGAGACTGGGTCTTCCGTCCAGGCTTTCGGAGATGGGCATCGGCAGGGAGAAGTTTGCCCTGATGGCCGGGAAGGCGGCGAAGCGCCTGAAAGGGGCGTATAAGGAGATGTCCGCGGAAGAGATCGTGCAGATTTTTGAAGAGGCGCTGTAAAAAGACAGGCGCCGCAGCTTGTCATAAAAGGAGGGTATTGCCATGAATGTACTGGATCACGAAAAGCTTCACCAGAAATATTTCGAGGAGATGACACGGATTCCCCACGGTTCTTACCATGAGGAACAGTACGCCGATTACCTGGAGGCCTTTGCCAAGGAGCACGGGCTTTCCTATGTGCGCGACAATATGAATAACGTGATTATCTATAAGCCGGCGTCCAAGGGCTATGAGGGACACGGGGCTGTGATTCTTCAGGCCCACACGGACATGGTCTGTGAAAAGAATAACGGCTGCGCTCATGATTTTGAAAAGGATCCGCTTAAGCTTTACATCGAGGACGGGATTCTCCGTGCGGAGGGGACGACCCTCGGAGCCGACGACGGCACCGGCTGCGCCTACATGCTGGCGCTTCTCGCCTCCGACGAGCCGCATCCGCCGCTGGAATGTGTGTTCACGGTTCAGGAGGAAGTCGGCTTAATCGGCGCTTTTGCTTTAAAGAGCGAGTATTTTAAGGGAAAACGGTATGTGAATCTGGACTTCGGCGGCCATGGGATCGGCACCTGCATCACCAGCGCCGGCGGCGAGATGATTGACTTAAAAAAGAATGTGGAATTGGAGACGGCCAATGTGCCGGCGTACCGGCTTTTCGTCACGGGGCTTCGCGGCGGCCACTCCGGCGGCTGTATCGCCATGGAGCTTGGGAACGCCCTGAAAGTCGCAGGGCGGATCCTGAATGCAGTGAAAGAAGTGGCTCCGGTGCGGATCGGCGCACTCTGCGGCGGTGAAAAGAGCAACGCCATCCCGCGGGAATGCGAGGCCATTTTCGCCTGCGCCGGGAGCGAGGCAGAGATCCGGAAGGCCGCAGAGGAGATGTCTGCAAAGATTAAGAAGGAGCTGCGTGCTCAGGAGCCGGGGCTTTCCATCGAGCTTGAGGCGTGTAACGCCGGGACGCTCCTTTCCGAGGCACAGAGCGATGAGATCCTTAAGATGTTCCTTCTGTTCCCAACCGGCGTCCGCCATATGAGCGTTGAGATTGAGGCGCTTCCGACAGCCTCGGAAAATCTGGCGGCAGTGCGGCTGGAAAACGGAAGCCTTGTGTTTAAATATTCCCTGCGGGCCGAAAAGATGTCCCTGCGGGATGAGATGGAGGCAGAGCTTCTGGCCCTCGCCGGGCTTTTCGGCATGGAGGCCGAGGTATCCAGCCGGTATCCGGCCTGGGAGTTTAATCCGTCTTCGGCCATGCGGGAGACCTTGACGCGCGTCTACAAGGAGCACAGGGGGACAGAGATGGAGCTTTTAGCCACCCATGGCGGCCTGGAATGCGGCGTGTTCTGCGACATGATTCCGGGGCTCGATGTGGTGACATTGGGGCCGGAGACCGACGGGGCTCATACGCCGAAGGAGCAGATGAACCTGGAATCATTTGACAAGACGTATGATCTTTTGAAGGCATTTTTAAAGGAACTGTAACCAGCAGGTTACGGAAAGAGGCATGGAAGCGGCCTGGCGGGGAGATTCTTCGCCAGGCCGTTTCCACGTTCTTTGCAGGTGCGGCCATGCCCTGCCGCAAATAAAAATGTTGTAAAAGCACTTGAAATAGCGCCGCCGCATAAGATAGATTAACGAATGCTTAAGGTGGCTTTCTTTGAAGACTTTTCCACAACCATTAACCGCACGGGAAGAGAGAGAGTACCTGGAACGATACAAAGAGGGTGACCAAGAAGCGAGGGCCATACTGATACAGCGGAACATGCGGCTTGTGGCGCATGTCATCAAAAAGTACCAGGGAACCGACTATGATATGGAAGACCTTTTGTCCGTGGGCACCATCGGCTTAATCAAGGCAGTCAACACGTTCCGGATGGATAAGGGTTCCCGTCTTGCCACCTATGCGGCCAAATGTGTAGAAAATGCTATGCAGACGGAGTGGCCCGCCGCGCGGCGTCTTCGGTTTTTTCAAGGAGGGAAAGCTTTTCAGAAACAGGGCAGGAGAGCAGGTTCAGGCGGCGGATCACGGCGCGGGCATGGATTTCGGCGGCGAGGCGGGAAAGTTCCCGTCTTTTTTCTTCGCTTTCGGGAAAGACAAGGATAATCTGCATACAAAATACCTCGGGGAGTCTCACCTTTATGTATGTGAGGCTCCCTGTCCCATATGCCGGCACCTTCTGTTATTTTTCTGGATGCGGCCGTATAAAATGGGAAGGAAGGGACAAAAAGAGGCGGTTTCTTGAAGCAGATTGTAATCTATTCCAGAAAGTCGAAATTTACGGGAAAGGGAGAGAGCATCGAAAATCAGATTGAAATGTGCCGCCAGTATATCCGGCTCCATTACGGCGTAGAGGCGGCCGATCAGGCAGTTGTCTACGAGGACGAGGGCTTTTCCGGCGGGAACCTGGAGCGGCCCCAGTTTAAAAAGATGATGGAGCAGCTGAAAGAGGGCGCGTTCCAGGCGGTAGTGGTCTACCGGCTGGATCGGATCAGCCGCAACATCGGGGATTTTGCAGGCCTTATCGAGCGCCTCGGAGAGCTTCATGTGGATTTTGTATCCATAAAAGAGCAGTTTGACACGTCTTCGCCCATGGGCCGCGCCATGATGTTCATTTCCTCCGTGTTTTCCCAGCTTGAGCGGGAAACCATTGCGGAGCGAATCCGCGACAACATGCAGGAGCTGGCAAAGACGGGACGGTGGTTGGGCGGTACGACGCCGACCGGCTTTTGCTCGAAAGCCTATGAAACGGTGAATGCGGATGGCAGGACGAAAAAGGCATGCCGCCTGGAGGGGCTCCCGGAGGAACTGGAGATTGTAAAGACGGTCTATCAGGAGTTTCTAAGGACAGGTTCCCTGTCCGGGGCGGAAGCGGCGCTTCTAACGCAGGGAATCCGGACGAAAAACGGCCGCGCCTTTTCCCGGTTCGCGGTGAAGGCCATTCTTTCCAACCCCGTCTATGCAAAGGCTGATGAGGCCGTATGGCAGTATTTTAAGAGCCAGGGGGCCGAGGTTTTTTCGGAGCATGGGGAATTTGACGGGAGGCATGGCGTCATGGCTTATAACCGCTCCCTCCAGAGGCCTGGAAAAGCCCATAGGGAACGGCCGGAGAAGGAATGGATTGTAGCAGTGGGAGGCCATGAAGGGCTGATAGAAGGGGAGACCTGGGTGCGTGTCCAGGAGATGCTTTTAAGGAACGGCAAAAAAAGCTACCGCAGGCCGAAAAGCCATGAGGCCCTGCTTTCGGGATTGTTGTACTGCGGCGGCTGCAAGAGCCGGATGCGGCCCAAGGGCTCCGGGAGGAAACGGGAAGATGGGACAGCGATGTATTCATATTTATGCATAAATAGAGAAAAGAGCCGAGGCGCCCTCTGCCAGATGAAGAATCCGGACGGGAACCGGCTCGATCAGGCGGCGTCCGAAAGTCTTTCCCAGCTTCCCGAGGATGTGGCCGCATTTTGTACTTACCTGGAGACAGAACGGAAGGCCCTATTAAAAGAACAGAGGAAAAGGAAGGCGAAAAAGGACGGAACGCGCGAAGAAAAGGCAGGACGGCAGCCGGAAACCGCGGCGGAGTCCGTTTCGGGAGAGCCCCGGCTTACGGCCGGGGAGCTTTCCTCGTTCCCGTTCGTGTTCCGGCAGATGACGCCGGAGGAGAAGCGGGAGGCTTTTCGGAGCCTTACGGAGCAGGTAATCTGGGACGGG comes from the Eubacteriaceae bacterium Marseille-Q4139 genome and includes:
- a CDS encoding iron-containing alcohol dehydrogenase, translating into MNSFIYTIPTKIYFGKGQLERLPEIVGEFGKKVLIVYGGGSIKKNGILEQAVGLLTKAGMSCEELSGVEPNPRIGSVREGVKICREKGIEVVLPIGGGSSIDCAKVVAAGACYDGDPWDLVLDGKKIEKALPIVSVLTLAATGSEMDTSAVISDMEKGDKLGTKSEWMRPKASVLDPSFTVTVNAWHTAAGTADIMSHIFEAYFSNTEGYMQDRMAEGLLKTCIEFGVKAVEEPDNYEARANLMWASSWAINDFLKLGKEVPWSVHPMEHELSAYYDITHGAGLAILTPHWMRHVLDDRTVSKFRTYGVNVWGISPELEAHEAANLAIEKTADYFKRLGLPSRLSEMGIGREKFALMAGKAAKRLKGAYKEMSAEEIVQIFEEAL
- the pepD gene encoding beta-Ala-His dipeptidase, translating into MNVLDHEKLHQKYFEEMTRIPHGSYHEEQYADYLEAFAKEHGLSYVRDNMNNVIIYKPASKGYEGHGAVILQAHTDMVCEKNNGCAHDFEKDPLKLYIEDGILRAEGTTLGADDGTGCAYMLALLASDEPHPPLECVFTVQEEVGLIGAFALKSEYFKGKRYVNLDFGGHGIGTCITSAGGEMIDLKKNVELETANVPAYRLFVTGLRGGHSGGCIAMELGNALKVAGRILNAVKEVAPVRIGALCGGEKSNAIPRECEAIFACAGSEAEIRKAAEEMSAKIKKELRAQEPGLSIELEACNAGTLLSEAQSDEILKMFLLFPTGVRHMSVEIEALPTASENLAAVRLENGSLVFKYSLRAEKMSLRDEMEAELLALAGLFGMEAEVSSRYPAWEFNPSSAMRETLTRVYKEHRGTEMELLATHGGLECGVFCDMIPGLDVVTLGPETDGAHTPKEQMNLESFDKTYDLLKAFLKEL
- a CDS encoding recombinase family protein, which translates into the protein MKQIVIYSRKSKFTGKGESIENQIEMCRQYIRLHYGVEAADQAVVYEDEGFSGGNLERPQFKKMMEQLKEGAFQAVVVYRLDRISRNIGDFAGLIERLGELHVDFVSIKEQFDTSSPMGRAMMFISSVFSQLERETIAERIRDNMQELAKTGRWLGGTTPTGFCSKAYETVNADGRTKKACRLEGLPEELEIVKTVYQEFLRTGSLSGAEAALLTQGIRTKNGRAFSRFAVKAILSNPVYAKADEAVWQYFKSQGAEVFSEHGEFDGRHGVMAYNRSLQRPGKAHRERPEKEWIVAVGGHEGLIEGETWVRVQEMLLRNGKKSYRRPKSHEALLSGLLYCGGCKSRMRPKGSGRKREDGTAMYSYLCINREKSRGALCQMKNPDGNRLDQAASESLSQLPEDVAAFCTYLETERKALLKEQRKRKAKKDGTREEKAGRQPETAAESVSGEPRLTAGELSSFPFVFRQMTPEEKREAFRSLTEQVIWDGETARIILKGAEREYL
- a CDS encoding sigma-70 family RNA polymerase sigma factor translates to MKTFPQPLTAREEREYLERYKEGDQEARAILIQRNMRLVAHVIKKYQGTDYDMEDLLSVGTIGLIKAVNTFRMDKGSRLATYAAKCVENAMQTEWPAARRLRFFQGGKAFQKQGRRAGSGGGSRRGHGFRRRGGKVPVFFLRFRERQG